One genomic window of Globicephala melas chromosome 8, mGloMel1.2, whole genome shotgun sequence includes the following:
- the FADS3 gene encoding fatty acid desaturase 3, whose translation MGGVGEPGGGPAQLGATLPTFRWEQIRPHNLPGDKWLVIERRVYDISRWAQRHPGGSRLIGHHGAEDATDAFHAFHQDLNFVRKFLQPLLIGELAPEEPSQDGPQNAQLIEDFRALRQAVEDMKLFEAKPTFFAFLLGHILAMEMLAWLVIYLLGPGWVPSTLAALILAVSQAQSWCLQHDLGHTSIFRKSRWNHVAQQFVMGQLKGFSAHWWNFRHFQHHAKPNIFHKDPDVTVAPVFLLGESSVEYGKKKRRYLPYNHQHLYFFLIGPPLLTLVNFEVENLAYMLVCMQWMDLLWAASFYARFLFSYIPFYGVPGALFLFVAVRVLESHWFVWITQMNHIPKEIGHEKHRDWASSQLAATCNVEPSVFLDWFSGHLNFQIEHHLFPTMPRHNYRRVAPLVKALCAKHGLSYEVKPFLTALVDIIGSLKKSGNMWLEAYLHQ comes from the exons ATGGGCGGCGTCGGGGAGCCCGGAGGGGGACCTGCGCAGCTGGGGGCGACGCTGCCCACCTTCCGCTGGGAGCAGATCCGCCCGCACAACCTGCCAGGCGACAAGTGGCTGGTCATCGAGCGTCGCGTCTACGACATCAGCCGCTGGGCACAGCGGCACCCGGGGGGCAGCCGCCTCATCGGCCACCACGGCGCCGAGGACGCCACG GATGCCTTCCACGCCTTCCACCAGGACCTCAATTTTGTGCGCAAGTTCCTGCAGCCCCTGCTGATTGGAGAGCTGGCCCCGGAGGAGCCCAGCCAGGATGGACCCCAGAAT GCCCAGCTGATCGAGGATTTCCGAGCCCTGCGCCAGGCGGTCGAGGACATGAAGCTGTTTGAGGCCAAGCCCACGTTCTTCGCTTTCCTGCTGGGCCACATCCTGGCCATGGAGATGCTCGCCTGGCTCGTCATCTACCTCCTTGGCCCCGGCTGGGTGCCCAGCACCCTGGCCGCCCTCATCCTGGCCGTCTCCCAG GCCCAGAGCTGGTGTCTGCAGCACGATCTGGGCCACACCTCCATCTTCAGGAAGTCCCGGTGGAACCACGTGGCCCAGCAGTTTGTGATGGGGCAGCTGAAG GGCTTCTCTGCCCACTGGTGGAACTTCCGCCACTTCCAGCACCACGCCAAGCCCAACATCTTCCACAAGGACCCGGATGTGACCGTGGCGCCCGTCTTCCTTCTGGGGGAGTCGTCTGTCGAG TACGGCAAGAAGAAGCGCAGATACTTACCCTACAACCACCAGCACCTGTACTTCTTCCTGA TCGGCCCGCCGCTGCTCACCCTGGTGAACTTCGAGGTGGAAAACCTGGCGTACATGCTGGTGTGCATGCAGTGGATG GACTTGCTCTGGGCCGCCAGCTTCTACGCCCGCTTCCTCTTTTCCTACATTCCCTTCTACGGTGTTCCTGGGGCGCTGTTCCTCTTTGTGGCTGTCAG GGTCCTGGAGAGCCACTGGTTCGTGTGGATCACCCAGATGAACCATATCCCCAAGGAGATCGGCCACGAGAAGCACCGGGACTGGGCCAGCTCTCAG CTGGCGGCCACCTGCAACGTGGAGCCCTCTGTCTTCCTTGACTGGTTCAGCGGACACCTCAACTTCCAGATTGAGCACCA cctcttCCCCACGATGCCGAGGCACAACTACCGCAGGGTGGCCCCGCTGGTCAAGGCCCTGTGCGCCAAGCATGGCCTCAGCTACGAGGTGAAGCCCTTCCTCACCGCCCTGGTGGACATCATCGG GTCCCTGAAGAAGTCTGGCAACATGTGGCTGGAAGCCTACCTCCACCAGTGA
- the RAB3IL1 gene encoding guanine nucleotide exchange factor for Rab-3A isoform X3: MWSGQPHPDEGHPPPPEAVPVPWKSAGPCKSHRDSGLVETPAGKEAQGEEDPAATRLDVSRLRSSSMEIREKGSEFLKEELHKAQKELKLKDAECERLCRVRGQLERELEELTASLFEEAHKMVREANMKQAASEKQLKETRGKIDMLQAEVTALKTLVITSTPASPNRELHPQLLGPTKAGPRKGHLRHNSTSSALCPAVCPAVGHAPSLDKEGKEVDTTLFAEFQAWRESPTLDKTSPFLERVYREDVGPCLDFTMQELSALVRAAVEDNTLTIEPVASQTLPAVKVAAVECGRTNGFRAPIDTTCALSGLACACRHRIRLGDSESHYYISPSSRARVSHPMGVLPGSLEAPWAGTLSPRLHNLQSTEQGTGSERSRPCATSSPTSATSSKAWCGRTRSPCSGRSQG, from the exons CCAGCCCCACCCGGACGAGGGCCACCCACCGCCCCCTGAAGCTGTCCCAGTCCCCTGGAAGAGTGCGGGCCCCTGCAAAAGCCACAGGGATTCAGGCCTGGTGGAGACCCCTGCTGGGAAGGAAGCCCAAGGCGAGGAGGACCCTGCGGCCACCCGGCTGGACGTGTCGCGTCTGCGCAGCTCTTCCATGGAGATCCGAGAGAAGGGCTCAGAGTTCCTGAAGGAGGAGCTGCACAAAGCCCAGAAG GAGCTGAAGCTGAAGGATGCGGAGTGTGAGCGGCTGTGCAGGGTTCGCGGGCAGCTGGAACGGGAGCTGGAGGAGCTGACGGCCAGCCTGTTCGAg GAAGCCCACAAGATGGTCCGAGAAGCCAACATGAAGCAGGCGGCGTCAGAAAAGCAGCTGAAGGAGACGCGGGGCAAG ATCGACATGCTGCAAGCAGAGGTGACAGCCTTGAAGACACTGGTCATCACGTCCACACCAGCCTCTCCTAACCGCGAGCTCCACCCACAGCTGCTCGGCCCCACCAAGGCCGGACCCCGCAAGGGCCACTTGCGTCATAATAGCACCAGCAGCGCCCTCTGCCCCGCCGTGTGCCCCGCGGTAGGACACGCCCCCAGCCTGGACAAGGAGGGCAAAGAG GTGGACACGACCCTGTTTGCAGAGTTCCAAGCCTGGAGGGAATCGCCCACCCTGGACAAGACCTCCCCCTTCCTGGAAAGGGTGTACCGGGAGGACGTGGGCCCCTGCCTGGACTTCACCATGCAGGAG CTCTCAGCCCTGGTACGGGCCGCCGTGGAGGACAACACGCTCACCATCGAACCCGTGGCTTCGCAAACACTGCCCGCGGTGAAGGTGGCCGCTGTCGAGTGTGGCCGTACCAA TGGGTTCCGGGCCCCGATTGACAC TACATGTGCCCTGAGTGGCCTGGCCTGTGCCTGTCGTCACCGAATCCGGCTTGGGGACTCCGAGAGCCACTACTACATCTCACCGTCCTCCCGGGCCAGAGTGAGTCATCCAATGGGAGTGTTACCTGGCTCCTTAGAGGCTCCCTGGGCTGGGACTCTGAGCCCCAGGCTGCACAACCTACAATCTACAgagcagggcacaggctcagagag ATCACGGCCGTGTGCAACTTCTTCACCTACATCCGCTACATCCAGCAAGGCTTGGTGCGGCAGGACG CGGAGCCCATGTTCTGGGAGATCACAAGGCTGA
- the RAB3IL1 gene encoding guanine nucleotide exchange factor for Rab-3A isoform X2: protein MWSGQPHPDEGHPPPPEAVPVPWKSAGPCKSHRDSGLVETPAGKEAQGEEDPAATRLDVSRLRSSSMEIREKGSEFLKEELHKAQKELKLKDAECERLCRVRGQLERELEELTASLFEEAHKMVREANMKQAASEKQLKETRGKIDMLQAEVTALKTLVITSTPASPNRELHPQLLGPTKAGPRKGHLRHNSTSSALCPAVCPAVGHAPSLDKEGKEPGLPPLLSLLLCVIPSKAVHLTYEPAWQLPPGELPVGPTSATSLSFSRQVDTTLFAEFQAWRESPTLDKTSPFLERVYREDVGPCLDFTMQELSALVRAAVEDNTLTIEPVASQTLPAVKVAAVECGRTNGFRAPIDTTCALSGLACACRHRIRLGDSESHYYISPSSRARITAVCNFFTYIRYIQQGLVRQDAEPMFWEITRLRKEMSLAKLGFFPQEA from the exons CCAGCCCCACCCGGACGAGGGCCACCCACCGCCCCCTGAAGCTGTCCCAGTCCCCTGGAAGAGTGCGGGCCCCTGCAAAAGCCACAGGGATTCAGGCCTGGTGGAGACCCCTGCTGGGAAGGAAGCCCAAGGCGAGGAGGACCCTGCGGCCACCCGGCTGGACGTGTCGCGTCTGCGCAGCTCTTCCATGGAGATCCGAGAGAAGGGCTCAGAGTTCCTGAAGGAGGAGCTGCACAAAGCCCAGAAG GAGCTGAAGCTGAAGGATGCGGAGTGTGAGCGGCTGTGCAGGGTTCGCGGGCAGCTGGAACGGGAGCTGGAGGAGCTGACGGCCAGCCTGTTCGAg GAAGCCCACAAGATGGTCCGAGAAGCCAACATGAAGCAGGCGGCGTCAGAAAAGCAGCTGAAGGAGACGCGGGGCAAG ATCGACATGCTGCAAGCAGAGGTGACAGCCTTGAAGACACTGGTCATCACGTCCACACCAGCCTCTCCTAACCGCGAGCTCCACCCACAGCTGCTCGGCCCCACCAAGGCCGGACCCCGCAAGGGCCACTTGCGTCATAATAGCACCAGCAGCGCCCTCTGCCCCGCCGTGTGCCCCGCGGTAGGACACGCCCCCAGCCTGGACAAGGAGGGCAAAGAG CCCGGGctgccccctctcctctccctgctcctctgCGTGATCCCCAGCAAGGCAGTTCACCTCACCTACGAGCCGGCCTGGCAGCTCCCACCTGGGGAGCTGCCTGTGGGCCCCACCTCTGctacctctctctccttttcccgaCAG GTGGACACGACCCTGTTTGCAGAGTTCCAAGCCTGGAGGGAATCGCCCACCCTGGACAAGACCTCCCCCTTCCTGGAAAGGGTGTACCGGGAGGACGTGGGCCCCTGCCTGGACTTCACCATGCAGGAG CTCTCAGCCCTGGTACGGGCCGCCGTGGAGGACAACACGCTCACCATCGAACCCGTGGCTTCGCAAACACTGCCCGCGGTGAAGGTGGCCGCTGTCGAGTGTGGCCGTACCAA TGGGTTCCGGGCCCCGATTGACAC TACATGTGCCCTGAGTGGCCTGGCCTGTGCCTGTCGTCACCGAATCCGGCTTGGGGACTCCGAGAGCCACTACTACATCTCACCGTCCTCCCGGGCCAGA ATCACGGCCGTGTGCAACTTCTTCACCTACATCCGCTACATCCAGCAAGGCTTGGTGCGGCAGGACG CGGAGCCCATGTTCTGGGAGATCACAAGGCTGAGGAAGGAGATGTCGCTGGCCAAGCTTGGCTTCTTCCCCCAGGAGGCCTAG
- the RAB3IL1 gene encoding guanine nucleotide exchange factor for Rab-3A isoform X5 gives MWSGQPHPDEGHPPPPEAVPVPWKSAGPCKSHRDSGLVETPAGKEAQGEEDPAATRLDVSRLRSSSMEIREKGSEFLKEELHKAQKELKLKDAECERLCRVRGQLERELEELTASLFEEAHKMVREANMKQAASEKQLKETRGKIDMLQAEVTALKTLVITSTPASPNRELHPQLLGPTKAGPRKGHLRHNSTSSALCPAVCPAVGHAPSLDKEGKEPGLPPLLSLLLCVIPSKAVHLTYEPAWQLPPGELPVGPTSATSLSFSRQVDTTLFAEFQAWRESPTLDKTSPFLERVYREDVGPCLDFTMQELSALVRAAVEDNTLTIEPVASQTLPAVKVAAVECGRTNGFRAPIDTSRPCATSSPTSATSSKAWCGRTRSPCSGRSQG, from the exons CCAGCCCCACCCGGACGAGGGCCACCCACCGCCCCCTGAAGCTGTCCCAGTCCCCTGGAAGAGTGCGGGCCCCTGCAAAAGCCACAGGGATTCAGGCCTGGTGGAGACCCCTGCTGGGAAGGAAGCCCAAGGCGAGGAGGACCCTGCGGCCACCCGGCTGGACGTGTCGCGTCTGCGCAGCTCTTCCATGGAGATCCGAGAGAAGGGCTCAGAGTTCCTGAAGGAGGAGCTGCACAAAGCCCAGAAG GAGCTGAAGCTGAAGGATGCGGAGTGTGAGCGGCTGTGCAGGGTTCGCGGGCAGCTGGAACGGGAGCTGGAGGAGCTGACGGCCAGCCTGTTCGAg GAAGCCCACAAGATGGTCCGAGAAGCCAACATGAAGCAGGCGGCGTCAGAAAAGCAGCTGAAGGAGACGCGGGGCAAG ATCGACATGCTGCAAGCAGAGGTGACAGCCTTGAAGACACTGGTCATCACGTCCACACCAGCCTCTCCTAACCGCGAGCTCCACCCACAGCTGCTCGGCCCCACCAAGGCCGGACCCCGCAAGGGCCACTTGCGTCATAATAGCACCAGCAGCGCCCTCTGCCCCGCCGTGTGCCCCGCGGTAGGACACGCCCCCAGCCTGGACAAGGAGGGCAAAGAG CCCGGGctgccccctctcctctccctgctcctctgCGTGATCCCCAGCAAGGCAGTTCACCTCACCTACGAGCCGGCCTGGCAGCTCCCACCTGGGGAGCTGCCTGTGGGCCCCACCTCTGctacctctctctccttttcccgaCAG GTGGACACGACCCTGTTTGCAGAGTTCCAAGCCTGGAGGGAATCGCCCACCCTGGACAAGACCTCCCCCTTCCTGGAAAGGGTGTACCGGGAGGACGTGGGCCCCTGCCTGGACTTCACCATGCAGGAG CTCTCAGCCCTGGTACGGGCCGCCGTGGAGGACAACACGCTCACCATCGAACCCGTGGCTTCGCAAACACTGCCCGCGGTGAAGGTGGCCGCTGTCGAGTGTGGCCGTACCAA TGGGTTCCGGGCCCCGATTGACAC ATCACGGCCGTGTGCAACTTCTTCACCTACATCCGCTACATCCAGCAAGGCTTGGTGCGGCAGGACG CGGAGCCCATGTTCTGGGAGATCACAAGGCTGA
- the RAB3IL1 gene encoding guanine nucleotide exchange factor for Rab-3A isoform X1 produces the protein MWSGQPHPDEGHPPPPEAVPVPWKSAGPCKSHRDSGLVETPAGKEAQGEEDPAATRLDVSRLRSSSMEIREKGSEFLKEELHKAQKELKLKDAECERLCRVRGQLERELEELTASLFEEAHKMVREANMKQAASEKQLKETRGKIDMLQAEVTALKTLVITSTPASPNRELHPQLLGPTKAGPRKGHLRHNSTSSALCPAVCPAVGHAPSLDKEGKEPGLPPLLSLLLCVIPSKAVHLTYEPAWQLPPGELPVGPTSATSLSFSRQVDTTLFAEFQAWRESPTLDKTSPFLERVYREDVGPCLDFTMQELSALVRAAVEDNTLTIEPVASQTLPAVKVAAVECGRTNGFRAPIDTTCALSGLACACRHRIRLGDSESHYYISPSSRARVSHPMGVLPGSLEAPWAGTLSPRLHNLQSTEQGTGSERSRPCATSSPTSATSSKAWCGRTRSPCSGRSQG, from the exons CCAGCCCCACCCGGACGAGGGCCACCCACCGCCCCCTGAAGCTGTCCCAGTCCCCTGGAAGAGTGCGGGCCCCTGCAAAAGCCACAGGGATTCAGGCCTGGTGGAGACCCCTGCTGGGAAGGAAGCCCAAGGCGAGGAGGACCCTGCGGCCACCCGGCTGGACGTGTCGCGTCTGCGCAGCTCTTCCATGGAGATCCGAGAGAAGGGCTCAGAGTTCCTGAAGGAGGAGCTGCACAAAGCCCAGAAG GAGCTGAAGCTGAAGGATGCGGAGTGTGAGCGGCTGTGCAGGGTTCGCGGGCAGCTGGAACGGGAGCTGGAGGAGCTGACGGCCAGCCTGTTCGAg GAAGCCCACAAGATGGTCCGAGAAGCCAACATGAAGCAGGCGGCGTCAGAAAAGCAGCTGAAGGAGACGCGGGGCAAG ATCGACATGCTGCAAGCAGAGGTGACAGCCTTGAAGACACTGGTCATCACGTCCACACCAGCCTCTCCTAACCGCGAGCTCCACCCACAGCTGCTCGGCCCCACCAAGGCCGGACCCCGCAAGGGCCACTTGCGTCATAATAGCACCAGCAGCGCCCTCTGCCCCGCCGTGTGCCCCGCGGTAGGACACGCCCCCAGCCTGGACAAGGAGGGCAAAGAG CCCGGGctgccccctctcctctccctgctcctctgCGTGATCCCCAGCAAGGCAGTTCACCTCACCTACGAGCCGGCCTGGCAGCTCCCACCTGGGGAGCTGCCTGTGGGCCCCACCTCTGctacctctctctccttttcccgaCAG GTGGACACGACCCTGTTTGCAGAGTTCCAAGCCTGGAGGGAATCGCCCACCCTGGACAAGACCTCCCCCTTCCTGGAAAGGGTGTACCGGGAGGACGTGGGCCCCTGCCTGGACTTCACCATGCAGGAG CTCTCAGCCCTGGTACGGGCCGCCGTGGAGGACAACACGCTCACCATCGAACCCGTGGCTTCGCAAACACTGCCCGCGGTGAAGGTGGCCGCTGTCGAGTGTGGCCGTACCAA TGGGTTCCGGGCCCCGATTGACAC TACATGTGCCCTGAGTGGCCTGGCCTGTGCCTGTCGTCACCGAATCCGGCTTGGGGACTCCGAGAGCCACTACTACATCTCACCGTCCTCCCGGGCCAGAGTGAGTCATCCAATGGGAGTGTTACCTGGCTCCTTAGAGGCTCCCTGGGCTGGGACTCTGAGCCCCAGGCTGCACAACCTACAATCTACAgagcagggcacaggctcagagag ATCACGGCCGTGTGCAACTTCTTCACCTACATCCGCTACATCCAGCAAGGCTTGGTGCGGCAGGACG CGGAGCCCATGTTCTGGGAGATCACAAGGCTGA
- the RAB3IL1 gene encoding guanine nucleotide exchange factor for Rab-3A isoform X4: MWSGQPHPDEGHPPPPEAVPVPWKSAGPCKSHRDSGLVETPAGKEAQGEEDPAATRLDVSRLRSSSMEIREKGSEFLKEELHKAQKELKLKDAECERLCRVRGQLERELEELTASLFEEAHKMVREANMKQAASEKQLKETRGKIDMLQAEVTALKTLVITSTPASPNRELHPQLLGPTKAGPRKGHLRHNSTSSALCPAVCPAVGHAPSLDKEGKEVDTTLFAEFQAWRESPTLDKTSPFLERVYREDVGPCLDFTMQELSALVRAAVEDNTLTIEPVASQTLPAVKVAAVECGRTNGFRAPIDTTCALSGLACACRHRIRLGDSESHYYISPSSRARITAVCNFFTYIRYIQQGLVRQDAEPMFWEITRLRKEMSLAKLGFFPQEA; the protein is encoded by the exons CCAGCCCCACCCGGACGAGGGCCACCCACCGCCCCCTGAAGCTGTCCCAGTCCCCTGGAAGAGTGCGGGCCCCTGCAAAAGCCACAGGGATTCAGGCCTGGTGGAGACCCCTGCTGGGAAGGAAGCCCAAGGCGAGGAGGACCCTGCGGCCACCCGGCTGGACGTGTCGCGTCTGCGCAGCTCTTCCATGGAGATCCGAGAGAAGGGCTCAGAGTTCCTGAAGGAGGAGCTGCACAAAGCCCAGAAG GAGCTGAAGCTGAAGGATGCGGAGTGTGAGCGGCTGTGCAGGGTTCGCGGGCAGCTGGAACGGGAGCTGGAGGAGCTGACGGCCAGCCTGTTCGAg GAAGCCCACAAGATGGTCCGAGAAGCCAACATGAAGCAGGCGGCGTCAGAAAAGCAGCTGAAGGAGACGCGGGGCAAG ATCGACATGCTGCAAGCAGAGGTGACAGCCTTGAAGACACTGGTCATCACGTCCACACCAGCCTCTCCTAACCGCGAGCTCCACCCACAGCTGCTCGGCCCCACCAAGGCCGGACCCCGCAAGGGCCACTTGCGTCATAATAGCACCAGCAGCGCCCTCTGCCCCGCCGTGTGCCCCGCGGTAGGACACGCCCCCAGCCTGGACAAGGAGGGCAAAGAG GTGGACACGACCCTGTTTGCAGAGTTCCAAGCCTGGAGGGAATCGCCCACCCTGGACAAGACCTCCCCCTTCCTGGAAAGGGTGTACCGGGAGGACGTGGGCCCCTGCCTGGACTTCACCATGCAGGAG CTCTCAGCCCTGGTACGGGCCGCCGTGGAGGACAACACGCTCACCATCGAACCCGTGGCTTCGCAAACACTGCCCGCGGTGAAGGTGGCCGCTGTCGAGTGTGGCCGTACCAA TGGGTTCCGGGCCCCGATTGACAC TACATGTGCCCTGAGTGGCCTGGCCTGTGCCTGTCGTCACCGAATCCGGCTTGGGGACTCCGAGAGCCACTACTACATCTCACCGTCCTCCCGGGCCAGA ATCACGGCCGTGTGCAACTTCTTCACCTACATCCGCTACATCCAGCAAGGCTTGGTGCGGCAGGACG CGGAGCCCATGTTCTGGGAGATCACAAGGCTGAGGAAGGAGATGTCGCTGGCCAAGCTTGGCTTCTTCCCCCAGGAGGCCTAG